A genomic window from Glycine max cultivar Williams 82 chromosome 17, Glycine_max_v4.0, whole genome shotgun sequence includes:
- the LOC100819218 gene encoding fasciclin-like arabinogalactan protein 3: protein MDFKNSSLLCLALFLACSSAIRAFDITQLLGQYPEFSTFNKYLTETKLADQINSRNTITVLAVEDSAMHSIAAKSPEAIKAIIGTHVILDFFDEKKLMEAQASSQQLTTLFQASGLAVNQQGFLKVALVGEGEIAFGSAASDAPADATELVRTVTSEPYNISILQVTKPILAPGVDSPTPASSSGAQPSQGAKAPIAAQSAKAPVTAQEAKTPMPSSQGVNAKAPVQAQVAKSPVPAQSAKAPTPLENAASPSPASESVAESPEVAAEAPATSPVGAEAPGPLADDVAPADVTASSASTTKMGLVGAVMAFASLFIVL, encoded by the coding sequence ATGGATTTCAAAAACTCTTCTCTTCTATGCCTAGCTCTTTTCCTTGCATGCTCTTCGGCTATTCGTGCATTTGACATCACACAATTGCTAGGTCAATATCCAGAGTTTTCCACATTCAACAAATACCTAACCGAAACCAAGCTTGCAGACCAAATAAACAGCCGCAACACCATCACTGTCCTCGCCGTTGAAGACTCAGCCATGCATTCCATTGCTGCCAAGTCCCCAGAAGCCATTAAGGCCATCATTGGCACCCATGTCATCCTTGACTTCTTTGATGAGAAGAAGCTCATGGAAGCTCAAGCTAGTAGCCAACAGTTGACAACCCTATTCCAGGCTTCAGGCCTTGCTGTGAACCAACAAGGCTTCCTCAAGGTTGCACTTGTTGGTGAAGGCGAGATCGCCTTCGGGTCGGCTGCGAGCGATGCCCCAGCCGACGCCACCGAGCTCGTCAGGACCGTCACCAGTGAGCCCTACAATATCTCCATTCTCCAAGTCACCAAGCCTATCCTAGCCCCAGGTGTTGATTCACCAACCCCAGCCTCATCATCTGGTGCCCAACCCTCACAAGGAGCCAAGGCCCCCATTGCAGCACAAAGTGCCAAGGCACCAGTTACTGCACAAGAGGCTAAAACTCCTATGCCATCATCACAAGGTGTCAATGCGAAGGCACCCGTTCAGGCACAGGTTGCAAAGTCTCCTGTGCCAGCTCAGAGTGCCAAGGCACCAACTCCTTTGGAGAATGCGGCCTCGCCTTCACCTGCTAGTGAAAGCGTTGCCGAGTCTCCAGAGGTTGCTGCTGAAGCCCCAGCAACAAGCCCAGTTGGGGCTGAGGCTCCAGGTCCCTTGGCTGATGATGTTGCTCCGGCAGATGTTACTGCTAGCAGTGCTTCGACCACGAAGATGGGTTTGGTTGGGGCAGTGATGGCCTTTGCTTCCCTCTTCATTGTTCTGTAA
- the LOC100527299 gene encoding flowering promoting factor, with protein MSGVWVFKNGVFRLVENPQAEASDGRHGKGSSSKRKVLVHLPTGEVVSSYAFLEQILTGLGWERYYDGDPDLYQFHKHSSIDLISLPKDFSKFNSINMYDIVIKNPNVFHVRDK; from the coding sequence ATGTCCGGGGTGTGGGTATTCAAGAATGGTGTGTTTCGTTTGGTGGAAAACCCTCAAGCTGAGGCCTCAGATGGGAGGCATGGGAAGGGAAGTAGCTCAAAGAGAAAGGTGTTGGTTCACTTGCCAACTGGTGAAGTGGTTTCTTCCTATGCTTTTCTTGAGCAAATCTTAACTGGATTAGGGTGGGAGAGGTACTATGATGGAGACCCAGACCTCTACCAATTTCACAAGCACTCTTCAATTGACCTAATTTCCCTCCCAAAAGATTTCTCCAAGTTCAACTCCATCAATATGTATGATATAGTCATCAAGAACCCCAATGTCTTCCATGTCCGGGATAAGTGA
- the LOC100802512 gene encoding replication protein A 32 kDa subunit A, translating to MFSGSQFDATTAFSGGGFMSSQPSTLNDSSPAPSKSRETQGLVPVTVKQISEASQSGDEKSNFVINGVDLNNVTLLGMVFEKVERNTDVNFVLDDGTGRIKCRRWVNEAFDTKEMEAVMNGMYVRVYGHLKSFQGVKQLVTFSARPVTNFDEIPFHFIDCIHNHLRSKIKMEGITSSNPSSGSSLNTPGKSAPNGSQAPSSNPVSAQHSVDGLKGIDKLIMDYLEQHSDMSDGRGIHVDELSRELKLPMEKIKLSLKTLADDGEIYSTIDDDHYKKA from the exons ATGTTCTCCGGCTCCCAGTTCGACGCCACCACCGCCTTCTCCGGCGGCGGTTTCATGTCTTCTCAGCCGTCTACCCTCAACGATTCCTCTCCCGCGCCGTCAAAA AGCCGCGAAACTCAGGGTTTGGTGCCAGTGACAGTGAAGCAGATAAGCGAGGCCTCTCAATCCGGTGATGAAAAGTCGAATTTCGTGATCAACGGTGTAGATCTGAACAAT GTAACACTGCTTGGGATGGTGTTTGAGAAAGTTGAGAGAAATACTGATGTCAATTTTGTTTTGGATGATGGAACAGGACGCATCAAATGTCGAAGATG GGTTAATGAGGCTTTTGACACAAAGGAAATGGAGGCAGTGAT gAATGGTATGTATGTTCGTGTTTATGGGCATTTGAAAAGTTTTCAAGGTGTTAAGCAACTTGTCACCTTCTCCGCCAG GCCTGTCACAAATTTTGATGAGATCCCTTTTCACTTTATTGATTGCATACATAACCATCTTCGCTCCAAAATAAAG ATGGAAGGAATCACTTCTTCAAATCCTTCATCTGGCTCATCTTTGAACACTCCTGGCAAAAGTGCACCAAATGGATCTCAGGCACCATCATCAAATCCA GTAAGTGCACAGCATAGCGTGGATGGACTTAAGGGTATTGATAAATTGATTATGGACTACCTGGAGCAGCATTCAGATAT GTCAGATGGACGTGGAATACATGTTGATGAACTATCACGGGAGCTCAAGCTTCCAATGGAAAAGATCAA GTTGTCGTTGAAGACTCTTGCAGATGATGGAGAAATATACTCCACCATAGATGACGACCATTACAAAAAAGCTTGA